A genomic stretch from Erigeron canadensis isolate Cc75 chromosome 9, C_canadensis_v1, whole genome shotgun sequence includes:
- the LOC122583557 gene encoding putative disease resistance RPP13-like protein 1, whose amino-acid sequence MAEVLVSAVVTVLVEKLLAGELMDFARSQGIDSQLKKLKTTLPMIQALLADAAQKQITQKPVELWLVELQDLAYDIEDVLDDMASQVMNRMTCCTSSYTPHKIMYARKMRLKLDRITTRLTDLYKQRKGLGLKVHNGETSPRTNKAAVEETTSLLPDGFEILGREGDKEALLRELLGDEGGASSNQNVSIVSIVGMGGVGKTTLARLLYNDHKVKDHFQLRAWICVYDDFDVFSISKKIYQAVAGYNEDFATLDLLHVALKEKLSKELFLLVLDDVWNEDHNKWEDLKKPLVGAPGSKVIVTTRNTMVASVMNSVQPHDLGVLSNDVALSLFAQYALEEKNFDKHPSLSTIARGIVKKCGGLPLALVTIGRVLKTKGIDVVEWEALLNSEVWSSEDGSDILPALKLSYYHLPSHLKQLFAYCSLYPKDHVFDKNKLVLKWMAQGFLSQTRGGKSMENLGHGYFEELRLRCFFQPLTNDKSQYTMHGLMNDLAISVAGKFFFMLDDKVDTNGRNKDFERFRHFSFTGPLRPEYRKFKELYRARCLRTFLPVGVRRLDHVLVKLLTQLQFLRVLSLTGYSITKVPQSIGNLKHLRYLNFSKTSIKNLPKQIGELYNLQSLLVRDCGELSSLPISLVKLKNLRHLDMAGTPLIKKTPSVIGGLTSLQALSIVCIERYDGFKISDLKGLSDLQGALSITGLHNVIHPTEASDANLQQKKGLDDLHMEWSDVLYAFRDPTMEYDVLEKLRPSSKLNTLSISFYGGMKFPSWLGNRTSFDQLSELTLRGCEKCTDITLGHLSSLRKLCLSSMRAVKTVELLAPTKPFHGNAFPSLESLEANDMPSLEIWSTNGGDDVKTLSFPSLRAISITGCPKLGKVSFGLIPSLRDLTLEGCSEAVFRYLFRYLVGVSSSIHRLKLGTIKGLTQLDREVLKHLGALKDLTIWHCQELRYMWESKLEACRFLGSLQKLEVGWCEKLVSFEKEKEMVNMGSSIIMGSLREVTLDNCHSLESYCCSTSVERLEITYCGSMMSLSFSKFQEEDLPSSSSSSPSSKLKILKVSGCRNIKSICQEHLQSLGSLEEMRIWKCPRMEDSFPSRGMLWPRNLRKLSIGELKKPMSEWGLQNYPPSLVKLDLQGKNSGVVSFGIMEEEQHHHNNTTSSGCFLLPPSLTHLWIFSFEEVESVSEVLQHLPHLQELDILDCPKLRDVQETTSSLRVTKW is encoded by the coding sequence ATGGCTGAAGTCCTTGTTAGTGCTGTAGTGACTGTGCTGGTTGAGAAGCTACTCGCGGGTGAGTTGATGGATTTTGCTCGATCTCAAGGAATCGATTCTCAGCTGAAAAAGTTGAAGACAACTTTGCCTATGATTCAAGCATTGCTGGCTGATGCAGCCCAGAAGCAGATAACTCAAAAACCAGTTGAACTGTGGCTCGTTGAGCTCCAGGATTTGGCTTACGACATTGAAGATGTACTTGATGATATGGCCTCTCAAGTTATGAATCGAATGACTTGTTGTACTAGTAGCTACACTCCTCATAAGATCATGTATGCTCGTAAGATGCGCTTAAAGCTAGATAGGATTACCACTAGATTGACGGATCTTTATAAGCAGAGAAAGGGTCTGGGTTTAAAGGTGCATAATGGTGAAACATCACCTAGAACAAATAAAGCAGCAGTAGAGGAAACTACTTCACTACTGCCCGATGGGTTTGAAATATTGGGTCGGGAAGGGGACAAAGAGGCATTGCTTCGGGAGTTGCTGGGGGATGAAGGAGGAGCATCCAGTAATCAAAATGTGAGCATTGTGTCAATAGTTGGTATGGGTGGTGTCGGAAAAACAACTCTTGCAAGACTTTTGTACAACGACCACAAGGTGAAGGATCACTTTCAACTCAGGGCCTGGATTTGTGTTTATGATGATTTCGATGTATTCAGTATTAGCAAGAAAATTTATCAAGCTGTTGCTGGGTACAACGAAGATTTTGCCACTCTAGATCTGCTTCATGTGGCTCTcaaagaaaaactatcaaaagaATTGTTCCTACTCGTTCTGGATGACGTCTGGAACGAAGACCACAATAAGTGGGAAGACCTCAAAAAGCCACTTGTAGGGGCACCCGGAAGTAAAGTTATTGTCACAACCCGGAACACCATGGTTGCATCCGTGATGAACTCGGTTCAACCTCATGATCTGGGGGTTTTGTCCAATGATGTAGCCTTGTCTTTGTTTGCTCAATATGCACTAGAAGAAAAAAACTTTGACAAACATCCATCACTTTCTACGATTGCTCGAGGTATTGTTAAGAAGTGTGGTGGTTTGCCTTTGGCTTTGGTAACAATCGGAAGGGTCTTGAAGACCAAGGGAATTGATGTTGTTGAATGGGAGGCGTTGCTGAACAGTGAGGTATGGAGTTCAGAGGACGGAAGCGATATTCTTCCCGCACTCAAGCTGAGCTACTATCATCTCCCTTCACATCTAAAGCAACTGTTTGCGTATTGCTCCTTGTATCCAAAGGACCACGTGTTTGATAAGAACAAACTTGTCCTAAAGTGGATGGCACAAGGGTTTCTATCCCAAACAAGGGGTGGCAAATCAATGGAGAATTTGGGTCATGGGTATTTTGAAGAGCTACGGTTAAGGTGTTTTTTCCAGCCTTTAACGAATGACAAATCACAATACACTATGCATGGCTTGATGAATGACTTGGCCATAAGTGTTGCAGGAAAGTTTTTCTTTATGTTGGATGATAAGGTTGATACAAATGGTCGGAACAAAGATTTTGAGAGGTTTCGTCACTTTTCATTCACTGGTCCACTACGTCCTGAATATAGAAAGTTTAAGGAACTATATAGAGCTAGATGTCTAAGAACATTTTTACCTGTTGGTGTTCGTAGATTGGATCACGTCCTTGTCAAATTACTTACTCAATTACAGTTTCTAAGGGTGTTGAGCTTAACTGGTTATTCAATAACAAAAGTACCACAATCCATTGGTAATCTCAAGCATTTACGATACCTTAACTTTTCCAAAACTAGCATCAAAAACTTGCCAAAACAAATCGGTGAACTTTATAATCTTCAAAGTTTGTTGGTTCGTGATTGTGGTGAATTATCTAGCTTGCCAATAAGTTTAGTAAAGCTGAAAAACCTACGACATCTTGACATGGCTGGTACTCCATTGATAAAGAAGACCCCCTCAGTGATCGGTGGCTTGACTAGTCTCCAAGCGTTGTCAATCGTTTGTATTGAAAGATATGACGGGTTTAAAATATCAGATCTTAAGGGCCTCTCAGATTTGCAAGGTGCACTTTCCATCACTGGGTTACACAATGTGATACATCCAACCGAAGCAAGCGATGCAAACttacaacaaaaaaaaggtCTTGATGATTTGCATATGGAATGGAGTGATGTCTTATATGCTTTCCGGGATCCTACTATGGAATATGACGTACTTGAAAAGCTGAGGCCTTCCTCCAAGTTGAATACTCTGAGCATTTCTTTCTATGGGGGAATGAAATTTCCCAGTTGGCTTGGAAATAGAACATCATTTGATCAATTATCAGAACTTACGTTAAGAGGCTGTGAAAAATGCACAGATATAACGCTTGGCCATCTAAGTTCACTTCGAAAGTTGTGCTTGAGTAGCATGAGAGCGGTAAAGACTGTGGAGTTACTAGCACCTACAAAACCTTTTCATGGTAATGCATTTCCGTCACTTGAATCTTTGGAAGCTAATGATATGCCAAGTCTAGAGATATGGTCGACCAACGGTGGTGACGATGTCAAGACTCTATCGTTTCCTAGTCTTCGTGCAATTTCAATAACAGGTTGTCCTAAACTTGGTAAGGTATCATTTGGATTGATACCATCACTTAGGGATTTAACTCTAGAAGGATGTTCTGAAGCGGTGTTTAGATACTTGTTTAGATACTTGGTTGGTGTGTCTTCATCAATCCATAGATTGAAGTTGGGTACAATTAAAGGGCTGACTCAGCTAGACAGAGAAGTCTTAAAACATCTTGGGGCACTTAAAGATCTAACCATATGGCATTGTCAAGAATTGAGATACATGTGGGAATCAAAATTGGAAGCATGTCGGTTTCTTGGAAGTTTACAAAAGTTGGAAGTAGGTTGGTGTGAAAAGTTGGTGtcatttgagaaagaaaaagagatggtTAATATGGGGAGTAGCATAATTATGGGATCGCTTAGAGAAGTGACACTTGATAATTGTCATTCATTGGAGAGTTACTGTTGTTCAACTAGTGTTGAGAGGTTGGAGATAACGTATTGTGGTTCAATGATGTCATTAAGCTTCTCTAAATTTCAAGAGGAAGACctcccatcatcatcatcatcatccccaTCCTCCAAGTTGAAGATTCTTAAAGTCAGTGGTTGCAGGAATATAAAGTCAATATGTCAAGAGCATTTGCAAAGTCTCGGATCTTTGGAAGAGATGAGAATATGGAAATGTCCAAGGATGGAGGATTCATTTCCATCACGTGGGATGTTGTGGCCTCGTAATTTAAGGAAACTGTCAATAGGAGAATTAAAGAAGCCAATGTCAGAGTGGGGG
- the LOC122581936 gene encoding vacuolar protein-sorting-associated protein 37 homolog 1-like: MFRFWGSQEQPVDQRPQESTANSWHPPPVGSSPSSSRPGTPGRTNSNAYSPRVGDRPQVSPSEAAGIIGYLKDKSVDELRKLSDPVAYQQFLHSIDPVRTQNNVRDELRNETVQLARQNLEKEPQITELRNQCMIIRTSELASAQEKLNDLTKRKAELLKCYSPGSLLHKLQEAMSKTDEESEKLHEQLLEKEIDLTTFVQKYKKLRVVYHKRALTHLAAKTSLGS; this comes from the exons ATGTTTAGGTTCTg GGGTTCACAAGAACAACCAGTTGATCAAAGGCCACAAGAAAGTACGGCGAATTCATGGCATCCTCCTCCGGTTGGTAGCTCACCCAGTTCGTCTCGCCCTGGGACTCCTGGTAGAACCAATTCAAATGCGTATTCACCGCGGGTTGGGGACCGGCCTCAAGTTTCTCCCTCGGAGGCTGCTGGTATTATTGGTTATTTGAAGGACAAAAG TGTTGACGAGTTACGGAAGCTTTCTGATCCAGTGGCTTATCAACAATTTCTACATTCAATTGACCCTGTGAGAACTCAGAACAAT GTAAGAGATGAGCTCCGAAATGAAACCGTGCAGCTTGCTA GACAAAACCTGGAAAAGGAACCCCAGATAACAGAGTTGAGGAACCAG TGCATGATAATTAGAACGAGTGAGCTAGCATCTGCTCAGGAAAAGCTAAATGATCTTACCAAGAGAAAAGCTGAACTCCTTAAATGTTACTCCCCTGGTTCCTTGCTACACAAGTTACAAG AGGCTATGAGTAAAACCGATGAGGAATCTGAGAAGCTCCATGAGCAGCTtcttgaaaaagaaattgatctTACGACGTTCGTTCAGAAGTATAAAAAGCTACGTGTTGTTTACCATAAACGGGCTCTCACACACCTCGCAGCGAAGACTTCTTTGGGCAGTTGA